A stretch of DNA from Brevibacillus ruminantium:
AGACTTCTACAAACGCGCCGAACTTCAGATCAAGAACAACGAACGCGTCCAGGATTTGATTAGCGACCTGAAAAAGAAGCAAAAACAAATGGTCATGTTCGAATCCATGAACAAGGCAGATCTGGTGAAAAAAGTTGAAAATGAATACAACCAGCTTCACGAAGAGCTGGACAGCATTCCGCTCGTCACCGAGTTCAAGCAGTCCCAAGTGGATGTCAATGATTTGCTCCAAATGATTACAAACGTCATTACCAACACCGTTTCGGAGCGCATCGTTCTCGACACAGGCGGCAATCCGCTGACAGGAGAAACGGGAGGCGGACCGGAGAAAAAACATACAGACGGTTGCTGCTCCTAAAAACATGAATACCGCAAGACTTCTATAATGATCAGGCGACAAGCCTTCCCAAAATGGCGCTGGGTGTTTGCACCCTAGTCGGATGCCCTGCATACAAATGTACAGAAACGTTGTATGGAGGAGGTAACGAAATGTCGGGTATAGACAAAGACCTGCAGTGCCGGGAACTCATCGCCAAAGCCGTCTGCGGTAAAGGTCATAAATTTACACAAA
This window harbors:
- a CDS encoding RicAFT regulatory complex protein RicA family protein — its product is MEQTELYTHKEILEKARELAGMIARTKEVDFYKRAELQIKNNERVQDLISDLKKKQKQMVMFESMNKADLVKKVENEYNQLHEELDSIPLVTEFKQSQVDVNDLLQMITNVITNTVSERIVLDTGGNPLTGETGGGPEKKHTDGCCS